A genomic region of Marinihelvus fidelis contains the following coding sequences:
- a CDS encoding Spx/MgsR family RNA polymerase-binding regulatory protein: MLTVYGICQCDTCRKALKWLEAGDLPHRFHDLRVDGLDREQVRRWLDSGFAAQLVNRRSTTWRGLDDTQKAATGTALEDLLLAHPTLVKRPLFERDGQVLAVGFKTAELEAVL, encoded by the coding sequence ATGTTGACCGTCTATGGCATTTGCCAGTGCGACACCTGCCGCAAGGCCCTCAAGTGGCTGGAGGCGGGCGACCTGCCGCACCGGTTTCACGACCTGCGGGTCGATGGCCTGGACCGTGAACAGGTCCGTCGCTGGCTCGATTCCGGGTTCGCGGCGCAGCTGGTGAACCGCCGCAGCACCACCTGGCGCGGCCTGGATGACACCCAGAAGGCGGCGACCGGAACGGCGCTGGAAGACCTGTTGCTGGCGCACCCGACGCTGGTCAAACGGCCGCTGTTCGAGCGCGATGGCCAGGTGCTGGCCGTCGGCTTCAAAACAGCCGAACTCGAGGCCGTACTGTGA
- the dapD gene encoding 2,3,4,5-tetrahydropyridine-2,6-dicarboxylate N-succinyltransferase, with protein MDTIRPLIEAAFEDRASIRPDAVPESLAEAVEAVLTALEDGSARVAEPDASVEGGWRVNQWLKKAVLLYFRIAGNVVMEGGLNRYFDKVPVRWSGDDTSIADSGARVVPHATVRRGAHVGRDAVLMPSYVNLGAFVGAGTMVDTWATVGSCAQIGRNVHLSGGVGIGGVLEPLQANPTIIEDDCFIGARSEVVEGVVVERGSVISMGVFIGQSTRIFNRETGQITRGRVPAGSVVVPGTLPARDGTHSLYAAIIVKQVDEQTRAKTSPNELLRQADHR; from the coding sequence CTGGACACCATCCGACCCCTGATTGAAGCGGCCTTCGAGGACCGCGCCAGCATCCGCCCCGACGCCGTGCCGGAAAGCCTGGCGGAGGCCGTTGAAGCAGTGCTGACGGCGCTGGAAGACGGCAGCGCGCGCGTGGCCGAACCGGACGCCTCGGTCGAGGGCGGCTGGCGCGTCAACCAGTGGCTGAAAAAGGCCGTGCTGCTGTATTTCCGTATCGCCGGCAACGTGGTGATGGAGGGCGGGCTGAACCGCTACTTTGACAAGGTGCCGGTGCGCTGGTCGGGTGATGACACGTCCATCGCCGACTCGGGTGCCCGCGTGGTGCCGCACGCCACCGTGCGCCGCGGCGCGCACGTCGGCCGCGATGCCGTGCTGATGCCCAGCTATGTCAACCTGGGCGCCTTCGTCGGCGCCGGCACCATGGTCGATACCTGGGCCACGGTGGGGTCCTGCGCGCAGATCGGCCGCAACGTGCATCTTTCCGGTGGCGTCGGCATCGGCGGGGTGCTGGAGCCGTTGCAGGCCAACCCCACCATCATCGAGGACGACTGTTTCATCGGCGCGCGTTCCGAGGTCGTCGAGGGCGTGGTGGTCGAGCGCGGTAGCGTGATTTCCATGGGCGTATTCATCGGCCAGAGCACGCGCATCTTCAATCGCGAGACCGGCCAGATCACCCGCGGCCGAGTGCCGGCGGGCTCCGTGGTCGTGCCCGGCACGCTGCCGGCACGCGATGGTACGCATTCGCTGTACGCGGCGATTATCGTCAAGCAGGTCGACGAGCAGACGCGGGCGAAGACCTCGCCCAACGAACTGCTGCGCCAGGCGGACCACCGATAA